The Candidatus Polarisedimenticolaceae bacterium genome contains the following window.
TTGCGTAGTTTTGCTTAATCCCGAGCGGTAGTTCTGCGCGGGATGCGCCCCGGGCGCGTGCTTTAACCTCGGCGCGAACCGAAGTCACGAGGACGAAGCGCACGACCGGTGTCGTCGGGGCTCCGATCCTCGCGGAGGAGCGCCGATGAGTCACGAACACGACGACGTACGGAAAGCCCCGATCCCGGTCGAGATCTTCGAGCCCGAGCCGACCCCATCGGGCGTGGACCGCCGGACGTTCCTCATGCAGACCGCCCTCGTCGGCTCGGCGGCGGTCCTCTCCGGCTGCGGCACGCCGGTCCCGGCGCCGAAGGTCGAGGCGCCCCCCGCGCCGCCCGCCCCCGCCACGGGCCTCTCCGCCGACCTCGACGTGGTCAAGAAGGAGAAAGGCCCCGTCATGACGGTGATCGACGAGTTCTACAAGGTGGGCCCCGGCCCGTCGAGCTCGCACACGATCGGCCCGATGCGGATCACCTACGACTTCTACCAGCGCTGCACGAAGCTCCCGAAGGAGCAGCTCGACAAGGCGACGGCGATCCGCGTGCACCTGTTCGGCAGCCTCAGCGCGACCGGCAAGGGGCACGGGACCGAGCGCGCCGCCCTCGCCGGGATCATCGGAAAGGAGCCGGCGACCGTCGATCCGCTGTTCCTCGACAGCCTCGCGACGAACCCCGACCAGGTCTTTCCGGTCAAGCTCGGCGACAAGGAGTTCCAGGCGTCGCTGAAGGACGTGATCTACGACGCGCCGAAGGGGGACTTCCCGCATCCCAACACGCTGACCTGCAAGCTGATGGGCGGGGACGCCGTGCTCCTCGAGCAGGAGTACTACTCGGTCGGCGGCGGGTTCATCGAGTGGAAGGGGTACGAGCCGCCCAAGAAGGGTCAGCCGAAATACCCGTACGCCCGGATGAAGGAGCTGCAGGCGCACTGCGAGTCGAGCAAGCTCTCGATGGCGCAGGTCCTGATGGCCAACGAGGTCGCCGTCTCCGGGAAGAGCGAGGCCGAGGTCAACGCCTTCCTGGACAAGATCTCGGGCGCGATGGTCGCGATCGTGAAGTCGGGGCTCGGCGCGCCGCAGGCGGTTCTTCCCGGCCCGATCAAGCTCAAGACGAAGGCCGGCGAGGTGTACAAGCGCGCAATGGACGACGAATACGAGCGGCAGCGGGGCGTCGGGGTCGTCTCGGCCTACGCGCTCGCGGGCTCGGAGGAGAACGCGCGCGGCCACCTCGTCGTGACCGCACCGACCGGAGGGTCGGCGGGCGTCATTCCCGCCATCGTGTACGCGCTCGGCGAGGGGGGGCGCAAGCTGCCGCAGCAGAAGATCCGCGAAGGCCTTCTGGTCGGAGCGGCGATCGGTTACCTCTGCAAGCACAATGCGACCCTCGCCGGGGCGGAGGGCGGATGTCAGGCCGAGATCGGCGTCGCCTCCGCGATGGGCGCGGCGCTCATCTCCGCGGCGCACGACTTCCCCCACCAGGTCATCGCGAACGCCGCCGAGTCCGCCCTGGAGCATCACCTCGGGCTGACGTGCGATCCGGTGGCGGGATTCGTCCAGGTGCCGTGCATCGAGCGGTGCGCGTTCGGCGCGGTCAAGGCGTGGACCGGCTTCATGATCGCCAGCAACGAGATCCCGGCCGCGCGCCGCGTCGACTTCGACACGACCGTGGACGCGATGGCGCTGACCGCCAAGGAGATGAACTCCAAGTACAAGGAGACCTCGGAAGGCGGACTCGCCGTCTCCGTCGTGCTCTGCTAGGTCGCGGGTCGCCGCGCGGAGGCATCCATGAGTCCCGTCACCGGATCGGGCAAGTACGAGAGTCTGCTCGCGAAGTGCGAGAATCTGGAGCCGGTGCCGACCGCGGTCGTCCACCCCTGCGAAGCGAGCGCGCTCGCCGGAGCCGTCGAGGCCCGCTCGCTCGGGCTGATCGCGCCGATCCTCGTCGGTCCCAGGGCCGACATCGAGGCG
Protein-coding sequences here:
- a CDS encoding L-serine ammonia-lyase — encoded protein: MSHEHDDVRKAPIPVEIFEPEPTPSGVDRRTFLMQTALVGSAAVLSGCGTPVPAPKVEAPPAPPAPATGLSADLDVVKKEKGPVMTVIDEFYKVGPGPSSSHTIGPMRITYDFYQRCTKLPKEQLDKATAIRVHLFGSLSATGKGHGTERAALAGIIGKEPATVDPLFLDSLATNPDQVFPVKLGDKEFQASLKDVIYDAPKGDFPHPNTLTCKLMGGDAVLLEQEYYSVGGGFIEWKGYEPPKKGQPKYPYARMKELQAHCESSKLSMAQVLMANEVAVSGKSEAEVNAFLDKISGAMVAIVKSGLGAPQAVLPGPIKLKTKAGEVYKRAMDDEYERQRGVGVVSAYALAGSEENARGHLVVTAPTGGSAGVIPAIVYALGEGGRKLPQQKIREGLLVGAAIGYLCKHNATLAGAEGGCQAEIGVASAMGAALISAAHDFPHQVIANAAESALEHHLGLTCDPVAGFVQVPCIERCAFGAVKAWTGFMIASNEIPAARRVDFDTTVDAMALTAKEMNSKYKETSEGGLAVSVVLC